In one Nicotiana sylvestris chromosome 8, ASM39365v2, whole genome shotgun sequence genomic region, the following are encoded:
- the LOC138875492 gene encoding uncharacterized protein, with protein sequence MAEYEACILGLTLAIDMNVQELLMIGDFDLLVHQVLGGWATKKSKILPDLYYVQELIKRFTKIEFKHVPRIQTKFADALATLSSMIQHPDNNFIVPIPIGINKQPAYYGYTDEESDGNP encoded by the coding sequence atggcagaatatgaggcttgcatcttgggactcacgttggccattgacatgaatgttcaggAGTTATTGATGATTGGAGATTTTGATCTTTTGGTGCATCAGGTATTAGGAGGATGGGCTACCAAGAAATCCAAGATATTACCAGATTTGTACTATGTACAAGAGCTGAtcaagaggttcacgaagatagagttcaAACACGTTCCGAGGATTCAGACTAAGTTCgcagatgcattggccactttatcttccatgatacaacacccagacaACAACTTCATCGTTCCTATCCCAATAGGAATTAATAAACAACCGGCTTATTATGGTTATACTGATGAAGAAAGTGACGGAAATCCATAG